GACCCTGTCCGTGGCACCCCGGAAGGAGCGTCCGTCCCCCGCGCCTGTTTGAGAAGACTGTGCAAAGCAAGGGGGACAACCCAAGCGCCAATAACTACGGCAGAGGAGAGGGCCACGGAAGCGCCTGGAGCCCTCCCCATGGCGCGCCTCGGCCCTGCCGGGGCCCGGGGTTCGCGCTGTGCCGCTGCGGCTCTGCCCGGGGTTTCCCAGAAGGCAGCGCCTTGCAGAACCGCCAGCCGCCCCTCGGATTCCCGCCCGGGAACGAGCCGTTTTAAGGAAGTGTGGTAGCGAGGCGGTCACCTAGGTGTGCGCACCCGGGCATTGCATCAGCACACCCGGACACAGGGCTCCACAGTCCCCACGCCTTGTGCCTGCACCTCGGAGCTGGCACACAGCGCCCATAGGGCCACGCGGGCACAGGCAGATACGTGTCACCCTCCTGGCACCTTATTTAACAGAGGAAAGTCAACTAAGGGCAAATAAGGGTCATCCTAATTATGTGCCGTTTCCAGACACATTGATCCTCGCCATACTCACTATCCACAAACATAAAGTTAAACGACTTTCgcttttgctattttttaacCTCGATCTTTTATGCTCTCCTGctatttaattttaatcatGGCATGGATGCAAGGTGGGAAATCCATCCACCTTCTACCATCTCAAATAATTAATATGATCCTCTAAAATAAAGCACAGTTATAAGCTCGTGGAATTTGTAGTGAACAGTAATGAATTTTATACATTTAACCGCCGCCTAAACAGCTTTTTCTTAGCCGTATTGCCTTTGTTCGAAGTAAACTGGAAAtatctttcttcctcctgttaAATCGGATGCCGTACTGGAAAGCACAATTTCAGGCTCTCCTGCCTTTTTTAAGAGTTGTGTTATGTGGTAGGGTGCTATAATTTTTGCACGTCGGGCAATTGTAGAAAACTTTAGGCAGGGAAAGCTCAGGCTTTTCGTACTTTGGGAAAGTtatggatattttttgttttgttttacttgaaGACTTAATGACTGAAAATGCAGACAAGGCGCAAGCTTTCCACAGATAAAACGCGTGGACGTGATCGGttggttttgatattttttccgACAAGACGTTATCATATCTTGTGTaggaataaaaatttaaatcaaGTGAGAGAGATGCGTGAGATTCTAAGAAAGCACAGGCAGACAGTTTACACCCGTGAAATTCAGTAATCTGAAGAGTTCAAATATTCAGGTGGCGAGACGAAACACAAAATCAGCAAAAACGCCGGAATACACCGGGAGGAAACCTCCTCCCAGGGCAGATAAAGCCCGCAGCCCGGCTCTGCGGGGATGCGGAGCTGCTCCGGGGAGGCCATCGGACCGTGTGCCCCGGTGATCCCAGCGCAGCCCGCGCCAGCCGCGCCAAGCCGGTAAAACGGGAGCGAGTCGGGACCGAGCAGCCCACCTCCATCTCTATTTATAAACACATACACTATGAATTAGACCTTTTCATGGCGCCAACGGCCTTTCTGTGTAGCTTTGAGAAAGCACTCTCCCGGGCGTCAGGGAAGCGGACAGTGTCCCGAGGTAGGACGTTTGCACGGCATGCAGGACGGGTGGATCCGGCTCCATCGGGGTCCTGCTTGCCCCTGTCTCCCTCTCTAACCCTGTCTCTCTGCCCTAGGCCTATTCCTCGGTGCCCGTGAGCAACATGAACTCGGGGCTGGGCTCCATGAACACCATGAACACCTACATGACCATGAACACCATGACTACGAGCGGCAACATGACCTCCAGCTCCTTCAACATGTCCTACGCCAACACAGGGCTGGGGGCCGGGCTGAGTCCCGGTGCCGTGGCCGGCATGCCAGCGGGATCGGCGGGGCCTGTGAACGGCATGCCAGCTGGTGTGGCAGCCATGGGCACGGCACTGAGCCCCAGTGGCATCAATGCCATgtcagcccagccaggctccATGAATGGGCTCAGCCCCTACGGCAGCATGAACCCCTGCATGAGCCCTATGGCCTACACCCAGTCCAACCTCGGCAGGACGCGGGATGCCAAGACCTTCAAGCGGAGCTACCCCCACGCCAAGCCGCCCTACTCCTACATCTCCCTCATCACCATGGCCATCCAGCAGGCACCCAGCAAGATGCTGACGCTGAGTGAGATCTACCAGTGGATCATGGACCTTTTCCCCTACTACCGGCAGAACCAGCAGCGCTGGCAGAACAGCATTCGCCACTCGCTCTCCTTCAACGACTGCTTCGTCAAGGTGGCCCGCTCCCCTGACAAGCCCGGCAAGGGCTCCTACTGGACCCTGCATCCTGACTCTGGCAACATGTTTGAAAACGGCTGCTACCTCCGCCGGCAAAAGCGGTTCAAGTGTGAGAAGCCAGCGAACAGCAAAGCCCCTCAGGAGGGCAGGAAAGATCAGGCCGGGGCCTCCAGTTCCAGTTCTAACTCCCCCCTGCACAGAAGCCACAATAAAACCGCGCAGCTGGACACCTCCACCTCCCTTTCCAGCTCCAATCCATCCACCAGCCCCCAGTCTATGGACCACAGCGGATCAAGCACGGAGCTAAAGACCTCGGCCTCGGCCGCCTCCTCCACCATCAGCTCTGTGCCCACCTTGGCCTCTGTCCCGCACCCCCCTCACTCCTTAGCCCACGAACCCCAGCTCCACCTCAAGGGTGATCCCCACTACTCCTTCAACCATCCCTTTTCCATCAACAACCTCATGTCCTCCTcggagcagcagcacaagctgGACTTCAAAGCCTACGAGCAAGCGCTGCAATATTCCTCCTACGGGGCCAGTATCCCCAGcgggctgcccctgggcagcgCCTCCATGGCAGGCCGGAGCAGCATCGAGCCCTCGGCCCTAGAGCCCTCCTACTACCAAGGTGTGTATTCCAGACCTGTGCTAAACACCTCCTAGCTCTGCATCCCCCATCGCCGGGGGTGAGCCCCTCTtcgccccctcctcccctttcctggCTTCTCTTCGCGCTTTCCCTCTCCTTGCGACAAACCGAGGTGTTTCCGCACGCTGCGTGCAAAGGACTGTTACTTTTTAATTGTCTCGCAACGCGTTGTGTGTTGTTACGATC
Above is a window of Caloenas nicobarica isolate bCalNic1 chromosome 5, bCalNic1.hap1, whole genome shotgun sequence DNA encoding:
- the FOXA1 gene encoding hepatocyte nuclear factor 3-alpha; amino-acid sequence: MLGTVKMEGHETSDWNSYYADTQEAYSSVPVSNMNSGLGSMNTMNTYMTMNTMTTSGNMTSSSFNMSYANTGLGAGLSPGAVAGMPAGSAGPVNGMPAGVAAMGTALSPSGINAMSAQPGSMNGLSPYGSMNPCMSPMAYTQSNLGRTRDAKTFKRSYPHAKPPYSYISLITMAIQQAPSKMLTLSEIYQWIMDLFPYYRQNQQRWQNSIRHSLSFNDCFVKVARSPDKPGKGSYWTLHPDSGNMFENGCYLRRQKRFKCEKPANSKAPQEGRKDQAGASSSSSNSPLHRSHNKTAQLDTSTSLSSSNPSTSPQSMDHSGSSTELKTSASAASSTISSVPTLASVPHPPHSLAHEPQLHLKGDPHYSFNHPFSINNLMSSSEQQHKLDFKAYEQALQYSSYGASIPSGLPLGSASMAGRSSIEPSALEPSYYQGVYSRPVLNTS